One segment of Choloepus didactylus isolate mChoDid1 chromosome 15, mChoDid1.pri, whole genome shotgun sequence DNA contains the following:
- the LOC119509881 gene encoding HIG1 domain family member 1A, mitochondrial-like, with translation MSTDTDFSLSSYDENQGSKLIRKAKEATFVPTLPGMAGFAAIVAYGLYKLKSRVNTKMSVHLIHMRVAVQGFVVGAMTLGMGYSLYREYWAKPEL, from the exons ATGTCAACCGATACAGATTTTTCTCTATCTTCATATGATGAAAATCAGGGATCTAAACTTATCCGAAAAGCTAAAGAGGCAACATTTGTCCCGACT CTTCCAGGGATGGCAGGTTTTGCAGCAATTGTTGCATATGGATTATACAAATTGAAGAGCAGGGTAAATACTAAAATGTCTGTTCACCTGATTCACATGCGTGTGGCAGTCCAAGGCTTTGTCGTGGGAGCAATGACTCTTG gTATGGGCTATTCCTTGTATCGGGAATACTGGGCAAAACCTGAACTTTAG